From Pseudoleptotrichia goodfellowii, a single genomic window includes:
- the rplM gene encoding 50S ribosomal protein L13 translates to MNKYTVMQKKEEVTRNWYEIDAEGKILGKLATEIAVKLMGKHKPSYTPHVDGGDYVIVTNATKFAVTGTKMLNKKYYRHSGYPGGLKVRSLEEMLEKKPTEVIRKAVERMLPKNKLGSQMIGRLKIYTGTEHNHEAQKPEKIEL, encoded by the coding sequence GTGAATAAATACACTGTAATGCAAAAAAAAGAAGAAGTAACAAGAAACTGGTATGAAATCGATGCCGAAGGAAAAATTTTAGGAAAATTGGCAACTGAAATTGCCGTAAAATTAATGGGTAAACATAAACCGAGTTATACACCTCACGTTGACGGAGGAGACTATGTTATAGTAACAAATGCAACAAAATTTGCTGTAACAGGTACAAAAATGCTGAACAAAAAATATTACAGACATAGTGGATATCCGGGAGGATTGAAAGTAAGAAGTTTGGAAGAAATGTTAGAGAAAAAACCTACTGAAGTTATAAGAAAAGCAGTTGAAAGAATGTTGCCTAAAAATAAATTAGGTAGCCAAATGATCGGAAGATTAAAAATTTACACAGGAACAGAGCACAATCACGAAGCTCAAAAACCTGAGAAGATAGAGTTATAG
- the rpsI gene encoding 30S ribosomal protein S9, translating to MAEKIQYLGTGRRKTSVARVRLIPGTSGIEINGKDMREYFGGRELLAKIVEQPLELTETLNKYGVKVNVNGGGNTGQAGAIRHGVSRALVVADEELRGALKEAGFLTRDSRMVERKKYGKKKARRSPQFSKR from the coding sequence GTGGCAGAAAAAATTCAATATTTAGGAACAGGTAGAAGAAAAACTTCAGTAGCAAGAGTAAGATTAATTCCGGGAACTTCAGGAATAGAAATCAACGGAAAAGATATGAGAGAGTATTTCGGTGGAAGAGAATTATTAGCTAAAATAGTAGAACAACCTTTAGAATTGACTGAAACTTTAAATAAATACGGAGTAAAAGTTAATGTAAACGGCGGAGGAAATACAGGTCAGGCAGGAGCTATAAGACACGGTGTTTCAAGAGCATTGGTAGTAGCTGATGAAGAGTTAAGAGGAGCTTTAAAAGAAGCAGGATTCTTAACAAGAGATTCAAGAATGGTTGAAAGAAAAAAATACGGGAAAAAGAAAGCAAGAAGAAGCCCTCAATTCTCAAAAAGATAA
- a CDS encoding SIMPL domain-containing protein (The SIMPL domain is named for its presence in mouse protein SIMPL (signalling molecule that associates with mouse pelle-like kinase). Bacterial member BP26, from Brucella, was shown to assemble into a channel-like structure, while YggE from E. coli has been associated with resistance to oxidative stress.) — protein sequence MKKIFTALFLILAAFSFGENVVRKISVTGNSEREVLPDTAKISFKIQMKNQNLNTATKELKEKIEKFKSGLRAKKIELSNFETVSFYSNKTKDYNDYYDDYRYVEDEQAVYDVKGKTKTDKDKKPASYTIQMQVIVKNTTFDKISKLIEFSGNDAVKNIKKYEKDSASYYFVLNETDINLNNALSKTLSKFNSVKSKLQSSGISANDIVFSNYKVIENQNVQGKNEKDVFVVTEEFTISTKNLKNLNDIISLADDNSINVSGSIYFDISDKDRIASEMYNEAFNQAKSKAVSILKSSNMMLSSPLVVSEDIAFQQKMIDRIDQDWAIAAEAPETYRLKEMGYVNNAAIAKRSLPKVDYTPKPIKLSQNISVLYEIK from the coding sequence ATGAAAAAAATTTTTACAGCCCTGTTTCTTATTTTAGCGGCATTTTCTTTTGGAGAAAACGTTGTAAGAAAAATAAGTGTTACAGGTAATTCTGAAAGGGAAGTTTTACCCGATACGGCAAAAATTTCTTTTAAAATACAAATGAAAAATCAGAATTTGAACACGGCAACAAAAGAACTTAAGGAAAAAATAGAAAAATTCAAATCGGGGCTAAGAGCTAAAAAGATAGAATTATCGAATTTTGAAACTGTTTCTTTTTACAGTAATAAAACTAAGGATTATAATGATTATTATGATGATTATAGGTATGTAGAAGATGAACAGGCGGTATATGATGTTAAAGGTAAAACAAAAACTGACAAAGATAAGAAGCCGGCTTCTTATACTATACAAATGCAGGTTATTGTAAAAAATACTACTTTTGATAAGATTTCAAAGTTAATAGAATTTTCAGGAAATGATGCTGTGAAAAATATCAAAAAATATGAAAAAGACAGTGCTTCTTATTATTTTGTTCTAAATGAAACGGATATAAATTTGAATAATGCTTTGAGCAAGACTTTGAGCAAATTTAATTCTGTAAAATCCAAGTTACAGTCATCGGGAATTTCTGCGAATGATATTGTATTCAGTAATTATAAAGTGATTGAAAATCAAAATGTACAAGGAAAAAATGAAAAAGATGTTTTTGTTGTTACTGAAGAATTCACGATTTCTACAAAAAATTTAAAAAATCTGAATGATATTATTTCTCTTGCAGATGATAATTCTATAAATGTTAGCGGTTCTATATATTTTGATATTTCCGATAAGGACAGGATAGCTTCGGAAATGTATAACGAAGCATTTAATCAGGCTAAATCTAAAGCTGTGAGCATATTAAAATCAAGTAATATGATGTTGAGTTCTCCGCTTGTAGTGAGTGAGGATATAGCGTTTCAGCAAAAGATGATAGATCGTATAGATCAGGATTGGGCAATAGCAGCTGAAGCACCTGAAACTTATAGATTGAAAGAAATGGGATATGTTAATAATGCGGCGATAGCAAAGAGAAGTTTACCGAAAGTGGATTATACTCCGAAACCGATTAAATTAAGTCAGAATATATCAGTTTTATACGAAATAAAATAA
- a CDS encoding SIMPL domain-containing protein, producing the protein MKKIITLLFAVCSIFSFGDNASEKRIQVRGTATREIAPDSAKIHFEIITKNENLEKASRENADILAKYKNLLKKTNTKYEKIESTNYSTYKNYNWESIKVNEGKKEFRTVLTVEVSPFDINLLKNFMTVLVQKGVYNIIRNDNGSYSFNVISQNTDNKTSYQNAVNDFNDIQKKLAANGFNSNNIKISGYDNNEVNMESNKDVKKEVYTVSHSIEVSTRDMKKLGNIINLAHSLEIASTGIIEYDIDNKQKMEDQLYEQAYKEALKKAENILNKTELKLRKPVTITDNSNGVIRPFYSYFNRNYVDDHNLDILKESDAKIIEKSEHNAIIINPQKSSFSKTVYIEFEMN; encoded by the coding sequence ATGAAAAAAATTATAACTTTGTTATTTGCAGTATGTTCGATTTTTTCTTTCGGAGATAATGCTTCGGAAAAAAGAATACAGGTTAGAGGTACTGCTACAAGAGAAATTGCTCCGGATTCAGCAAAAATACATTTTGAGATTATCACAAAAAATGAAAATCTTGAAAAAGCAAGCAGAGAAAATGCCGATATATTGGCTAAATATAAGAATTTATTGAAAAAAACAAATACAAAATATGAAAAGATAGAATCGACGAATTATTCCACTTATAAAAATTATAATTGGGAAAGTATAAAAGTAAATGAAGGAAAAAAAGAATTCAGAACAGTATTGACTGTAGAAGTAAGTCCTTTTGATATAAATTTACTGAAAAATTTTATGACGGTTTTAGTTCAAAAAGGAGTTTATAATATAATAAGAAATGACAACGGCAGTTATTCTTTTAATGTAATATCTCAAAATACCGACAATAAAACATCTTATCAAAATGCAGTAAATGATTTTAACGATATTCAGAAAAAACTTGCTGCAAACGGTTTTAACAGTAATAATATTAAAATATCAGGATATGATAATAATGAAGTGAATATGGAAAGTAATAAGGATGTAAAAAAAGAAGTTTATACAGTAAGCCATTCCATTGAAGTAAGTACAAGAGATATGAAAAAACTCGGAAATATAATAAATCTGGCTCATTCTCTTGAAATAGCTTCTACAGGAATTATAGAATATGACATTGATAACAAGCAGAAAATGGAAGATCAATTATATGAGCAGGCTTATAAGGAAGCACTTAAAAAGGCGGAAAATATACTTAATAAAACTGAACTTAAATTAAGAAAACCTGTAACAATAACAGATAATTCAAACGGTGTAATAAGACCTTTTTATTCTTATTTCAATAGAAATTATGTTGATGATCATAATTTGGATATATTAAAAGAAAGTGATGCTAAAATTATAGAAAAGTCGGAACATAATGCAATAATTATAAATCCACAGAAATCTTCGTTTTCAAAAACTGTATACATAGAGTTTGAAATGAATTAA